A region of the Anastrepha obliqua isolate idAnaObli1 unplaced genomic scaffold, idAnaObli1_1.0 ptg000012l, whole genome shotgun sequence genome:
ATGCACACGACATCATTGACTTGAATATTGCCTTGAGGCGTAAGCCATTTTGCGCGTTGCTGGAGAAGAGTTAGATACTCGTGAGTCCACCGCCTCCAAAAGACTTGTTGTATATATGTTACACGTTGCCATCGATCAAGTCGCGAGTAATTTAGCGCCGTGAGATCCGGTTCAGGAAGAGCTGTCAGAGGACCACCAATCAAAAAATGCCCTGGTGTTAGGACATCCAAATCCTCTTGATTTTCTGAAAGAGGGGTAAGAGGACGCGAATTAATCACAGAGATTTCACATACCAATGTACGCAATTCATCAAACCCAAGAATTGATGAGCTAGCGGAACGATAGAAATGTTGCTTGGCTGTCTTTACGGCTGCTTCCCACAAACCGCCAAAGTGCGGGGAGCGAGGGGGAATGAAGCGCCAATCGAAACCATTACTGAGGCAAAAGTTGTGAAGTTTGCTGCGGTGTTTTTCACTGAGAACTAAGTCTCGTAGTTCCTTAAGCTCGTTCTTAGCGCCTACAAAATTCGTTTCATTGTCAGACCAGATACAAACCGTTGAAAGGTCTCTTACCAACTCCATCCAAACAGCTTTTGTAGCGAAGCATATGAACACGCTAACATATCATTTTTGTGGCGATTTGTTGCGCACTTCAGGCTTGTAATAAAACGGGCCGCAGTAATCCACACCGGTGACTATGAAGGGCCGCGAAGCCTGAATGCGTTCCTTGGGCAGATCAGCCATTATGTGCTCGACGAGTCTCGGTCTTGATTTGAGGCAGATAATGCATTTTTGTAGAACGCTGTTGTTTTCCTGCCACCTATTGGCCAAAACTGCATACGAATAAAGTTGATGATCCTTCGGTAGAATGCATGGATGGTGTGATGAAAAGCTAAGCATCGAATTTTTTAATCGTCCACCGACTCTAATAATTCCGAAGTCATCAAGGAATGGCGATAACGAGGCAATGCTGCTCGAATTAGGGACGCATTTATTGGCTTGCAATACAGTGTACTCCGGCCACAATTGCGCTCTTTGTACTATGCGAATAAGAAGTTGAGTTCCCTGATGAATGTCTTCAGCCTTAAGTTGCGATGACCTTGGCGATTTTTTGATGTTAATAAATTTGCTGACATACCCAAAAATTCACTGCATTGTTCCGAATGAGTTAATGTATTTGAATGAAAGGGAAATGTCTATATGATTATTTGCAGAAAGCAAAACCCTTTGTCGAATTTCGGGAAGTTTTGGTTGTGGTGAGCACATGCGTGGCCAGTTGTCCTCCGCTTCTAGCAAAAAGGGTGGGCCGTGCATCCAAAGTTTCGATCCTAGAAGTTCCCGGGGTGTAGCTCCCTTCGATAAAATGTCAGCCGGGTTCATTGCTGTAGTGCCACTGCATGCCCTATGTCAGCTGATGTATGGTGGAAACCGATTGGCGACAAAAACGTTAAACCTTGACGGTTCTTCTCGCAGCCACGAAAGGACAGTGGGGGAATCTGACCAACAATGAAATGAACAattaaaaagtttcatttttgtaaactCACCCATTAGCTGTGCGAGCAATGTTGCTGCACAGAGTTCCAGCTTGGGTATGGTGACGGTCTTTAGTGGAGAAACACGGGCCTTTGAACATAATAGGTGAACTTGTATGTTGTTGTCCTTGGTTGATCACGTGTAAACACAAGTCCCATAAGCTTCAAGGCTTGCATCGCAAAATGCATGGATTTCTCTAATAGCTTCAGACTGAAAAACATAACGAGGAAATGATAGAAACTGCATGTCTGCAAATCCAGTGCAAAAAGCAGACCAAGCAGTGTCTAACGATTGTGGCAGACTCTCATCCCACTCGAGCTTATCTCTCCACATTCGTTGCAGAAGAATCTTCGCCTTGGTCAGCGTGGCCCCATTAGTCCAAGGGGATCGTAACATCGAGCTAGTGTAGACAAAGCAGAGCGTTTGGAGTTTTTTCCGAATTCTCTTTGTGGTCCAAATGAAAATAGCAATTTGTCCTTGTGCGGGTCCCAGACAAGCCCCAGTGCTTTGGTGATGTCACTGCCATCGTCAAGCTTAAGAAACTTTTCCTTGTCTACGTCAGGAATATCACGAAGGATCTCAGGACTATTAGAGCACCATTTGCGTAACTTGAAGCTTCCTCGGGTAAGAAGGCTAGTTGTTTGCAGTTTAATGTTGAGTACTTCTGCCATTGAATCGGCCCCAGTTATCAGGTCATCTACATAGAAGTCCCGAAATACCGCTTCTGCTCCAATGGGATAAGTCACGGATTCGTCTGCTGCGAGTTGGTGCATGGCTCGGATGGCTAGAAACGCTGCAGGCTTAGTTCCATACGTCACCGTGTCGAGCTTATAGATGCGAAAGTCTTCTTGTGGAGATTCTCGCCACAAAATACATTGGAGCATGTTGTCCGGTGGAGTGACGCGAACACACCTATACATCTTACAGATGTCTGCAGTAAGTGCTATAGGAAAAGTACGAAATCTAATGAGAATATGAAAAAGCTTCGGTTGAATAGTTGGGCCTGCCATGAGTAGGTCATTTAACGAAAAACTTGAGGTAGTGGTTGCAGATCCATCAAAAACCACCCTCAATTTTGTTGTACTACTGTCACACTTGATAACGCAATGATGTGGCAGGAAGTACTTGCATTGTTGTACAACCTCGTTGGAAACCAGCGACATGTGGTTGAGGTCCAGATATTCCTTAACAAACTTACTGTATTCTGCCTTTAGATCAGGGTTACGGGCGAATTTTCGTTCCAGACCTTGAAAGCGTTGACGAGCTTGTAAACAGGAGTCTCCTAGGGCATCCATGCTGCGTTTTATGGGCAGACGAACAGATTATTCACCTGATGGCAATCGAAAATAATTTCCCTGGAAGTGGGCTTCGCAGTCAAGATCTTCTTGGGAGGCCTTAGAGATCAGTTCGAAAATGTGCTCGATCTCCCAAAACCGACGTACTAAATAGTCCAGCCGAGTGCTGGGAATGAGACCACTGGAAGATTTCTGCCTCACGACGAATGATGACAGGTTTGGAGTTTGTTGCCCACCTCCAGATAGCACCCATCCGAGACGAGTTTTCTGAAGTAGTGGTAAACCAGATCCTAAGCGTATCTGACCCACACAAAGTAGATCGAAGAACAGTCCTGCTCCGATGAGCAGATCAATACGCTGTGGTAAGTTGAACCCAGGATCGGCTAGTGGTATATTCGACGGAACATTCCACTCGTTGGTGCTCACGGAGCAGCCAGGCTGATTGTCGGTGATGGTTTTCACAACAAGGGCAGTGATGcttgttgaaaaatctgaaatCCGCGACTTAAGTACGAGATCGAGTGAGTAACCTTCCGTTGGGAAGTTGGCATCTCCAATTCCAGAGACTGTAGCAGaagcttttgttttgaataGCTGAAGTTGATTTGCGAAGCGAGTTGTGACGAAGTGCAATTGGGAACCAGAATCCAAAAGAGCGCGACAGGACACGAAGATTCCAGCACGATTTTTTACAAGAATGACGGCAGTAGCTAGGAGCACAGCATCAGAAGGAGACACGGGGGCATTAAGCGAAGCAGATATCGATGCAGTCATAACACTGGATCGAATTGTGGCCACCGATGAAGCATCGGCTTGACTATCGGTTAACGAAGCAGTTGAGCGGTTAAAATGCAGGAGCGTGTGGTGTTTCGACTGGCAGGTGCGGCACGATCCGGATTTGCAGTCCCGCATTTGATggacaaagtgcaagtttcttAACTTCCCCCAGGCGCGAGTTCGGATCTAAATTTGCGAAAAGTTGACAACTATAAATTGCATGCTCGGGTGATccacaaaataaacaaacacgTGTTGAGCCTTTGGAGGCGACAAACGTTTTCCTTTGACTAATACTGTCGTTTTTGCTATGCCTTAACGCCTGACCAGTCTGTGCTTGAACAGCATGCTCAACATTCTCAAGCATTCGCCAGCGCCTTTCCAAGAATGCAGTCAATTGATCCCAGGATGGCAGCTCGCTGATCGAAGAGGTTTCCTCCCATTTGGCCTACGTCGTTTTGTCAAGTTTCTGGAGAATCATTTGTACGATGATGCAGTCTGCAATTTTCTCGTTAGATGCGAGCGACTGTAATGCACGAATGTGTGAAGTGACCTTGTCTGTCAGCTTTCGGAGCATGCCTACGTTTGAATCCACCTT
Encoded here:
- the LOC129251352 gene encoding uncharacterized protein LOC129251352, with product MDALGDSCLQARQRFQGLERKFARNPDLKAEYSKFVKEYLDLNHMSLVSNEVVQQCKYFLPHHCVIKCDSSTTKLRVVFDGSATTTSSFSLNDLLMAGPTIQPKLFHILIRFRTFPIALTADICKMYRCVRVTPPDNMLQCILWRESPQEDFRIYKLDTVTYGTKPAAFLAIRAMHQLAADESVTYPIGAEAVFRDFYVDDLITGADSMAEVLNIKLQTTSLLTRGSFKLRKWCSNSPEILRDIPDVDKEKFLKLDDGSDITKALGLVWDPHKDKLLFSFGPQREFGKNSKRSALSTLARCYDPLGLMGPR